In one Lolium rigidum isolate FL_2022 chromosome 3, APGP_CSIRO_Lrig_0.1, whole genome shotgun sequence genomic region, the following are encoded:
- the LOC124700734 gene encoding renalase-like — protein sequence MSAAAANVAVIGAGITGAVCASLLAARGVAVTLFDSGRGAGGRMAQRREVMDDGTELRFDHGAPYFTVGNDEVARVVGGWEARGLVAEWKAMFACFDRETGKFRDFDKEGTTKKYVGVPGMNSICKSLCQEDGVMAKFGVTVGKMDWLQDRSSWSLASLDGKDLGNFDYVVATDKNVASQKVSGLTGKPPPLDFSAFPHLSTMFQDIPVRPCFALMLAFSEPLAMVPVQGFSFYKSDCLSWAFCDSSKPGRACVPANIQSWVLRSTTEYASKVISSMGPRKPSADALAKVAEELFKEFLATGLNIPQPIFMKAHRWGGAFPAISIGGDDKCVWEKSIRLAICGDFCASPSVEGAVLSGTRGASKILGCLNLPSGL from the exons ATGAGCGCCGCCGCGGCCAACGTCGCCGTCATCGGAGCCGGAA TCACGGGCGCCGTGTGCGCGTCGCTGCTGGCCGCGCGCGGGGTGGCGGTGACGCTCTTCGACTCCggccgcggcgccggcggccgcatGGCGCAGCGGAG GGAGGTGATGGACGACGGCACGGAGCTGCGCTTCGACCACGGCGCGCCGTACTTCACCGTCGGCAACGACGAGGTTGCCCGGGTCGTGGGCGGGTGGGAAGCGCGCGGGCTCGTCGCCGAGTGGAAGGCCATGTTCGCCTGCTTCGATCGGGAGACCGGAAAATTCAGGGATTTCGATAAG GAGGGAACAACTAAGAAGTATGTGGGAGTTCCAGGCATGAACTCAATATGCAAATCTTTGTGCCAAGAGGATG GTGTGATGGCCAAATTTGGTGTCACAGTCGGAAAGATGGATTGGCTTCAAGACAGGAGCTCATGGTCACTGGCTAGCTTGGATGGCAAAGATCTTGGCAATTTTGATTATGTGGTAGCAACAGATAAGAATGTAGCATCACAAAAGGTTTCTGGACTCACTGGAAAACCGCCACCTCTTG ATTTTTCAGCATTTCCACATTTGTCAACAATGTTTCAAGATATCCCAGTCCGCCCCTGTTTTGCTCTGATGCTAGCATTCTCGGAGCCTCTGGCTATG GTACCTGTCCAAGGGTTTTCTTTCTACAAATCCGATTGTCTAAGCTGGGCATTTTGCGACAGTAGTAAGCCAGGACGTGCATGTGTTCCTGCTAACAT TCAATCGTGGGTACTACGTTCAACCACTGAGTATGCTTCTAAGGTAATAAGCAGTATGGGTCCCCGCAAACCATCGGCAGATGCCCTTGCTAAGGTGGCAGAAGAATTGTTTAAAGAATTTCTAGCAACCGGACTGAACATTCCACAACCAATTTTTATGAAAGCTCATAGATG GGGTGGTGCTTTCCCGGCCATTTCTATTGGCGGTGATGATAAGTGTGTGTGGGAGAAGAGTATTAGGTTGGCTATTTGTGGAGATTTCTGTGCAAGTCCAAGTGTGGAAGGGGCTGTTCTTAGTGGTACGAGAGGTGCTTCTAAAATCCTTGGATGTTTAAACTTGCCGTCAGGATTGTGA